Genomic DNA from Candidatus Cloacimonadota bacterium:
GCAATTGATAATAGAAGAACCTTCCAAACGCCCTGCTAAGCTTCCTATCCTTGCCTGACCAGTGATATCAACGTTAGTAAGACCAAGATTGCTTATTCCCGATGGGGGAGAGTCAGAGGTGCTGACAATAGCAAACAGACCAATATGGGCTAAGATATCAGGACGATCAATAAAAAGTCCCTCGATAGTGTAACCCTGACCATCGTAAGTTCCGGAAAAACTAATTATAGTCTCTTCATCGTAATCAAGTCCTATAGGTAGCCAACCCATACCCTCAAACCAGTCAACCGTCTCTGAAGCATCTATATCAATAATCTGGATATAGTGTCCGGCAAGACGTAACTCCTGATCCGGATCGGGAACTTCATCATTACCCGCTGCTATCCAGTAAAGATTCTCTAATGACGCTATCCGATAAGGACTGTTTTCAGTTCCATCACCTACTGTAGGTGCTATTGCCGTTTGGGCTGTGAGAGCGGTGCTGATTAATATCAGGGTGATGAATAACACTAAACATTTCATTGTTTCCTCCGTTAAGTTTTTGATCATTCTATAGTAGTTTGTATCTTATTTCAATAATAACATCTTGTTCACTTTTTCGTGATCCGGCGTGGTCAATCTATAGAAGTAGATGCCGGAAGCGACAGGTGTTCCGTTATCGTTCTTGCCATCCCAAAGTATCTCATACTCACCTTGAAGATGAGGGGCATTAACAAGAGTTCTGACAAGCTGACCACGGGAGTTGTAGATCTTTATGCTCAATCTATCAACATTTTCAGAGAGAGAGTATTTTATGGTTGTTTCCGGATTGAAAGGGTTGGGGTAATTTGTCAGGGGAATCGGTTTCTCGAGAGCAAGGAGATCATCTTCAACAGAGACAGGGTCGTCGAAATCCCGGAGATAAGGATAACCGGCATTGATGCTGTAGTCTATATCAGCTGCCCAAGTATTCTCAAAATCCCATTCGACAAATGTATGGACAGCATAGGGAAAGGTCATCTCTTCGGTAGTTCTCCCCATCGCACCGGAGCCACCGGCTGAGGTATTCTGACCACTTGTCTCCATATCCCAATATGAGTTAACTACTGTAGCATAAGAGTTTTCTCCAACCAATCCGCCAAAATTGGTGTAAGCAGAAACACTGCCGGTGCTATAACTGTTGACTATCGTTGCCTGACTGATGTTCAGTCCCACCAAACCACCGACAAAATAGGCACCTGAAACATTCCCTCTGCTATAGCTATTGATCAGCGTGGAGGTGTTGATTCCCAATAATCCTCCTGCTCTTGCACCTGCACCAAGACCATAAACATCTCCTAAGCTGTAACTACCGGTTATAACAGATATATATTTGTTATGACCGACTAAACCACCACTGTGACTGCCTGCTCCATAACCATAAACTTCAGCATCACTATAACAGTTGCTGATCTCACTATAGTGATAGTTCATTCCGACAAGCCCACCTACATCCTCTCCTTGACCAATTACAATACCGGAGGAGTGGCAACCGGACAGAGTTGTCCAATAATTCCAACCGACCAGACCCCCTACATGATCTCTCGAACTACTGACAACTCCTTCACTGAAACAATTACTGATAGAAGATTCGTTTGTTCTACCCACTAATCCACCGACAAAATCTCTGCCGGTTACTTCGAGATCTATCAAACCCAAATTAGATATGGCAGCATTGTTAATAAAGCCAAAAAGACCCTGACCATGAGTATCTGCCCGGTCAATAAACAGACCATATATTATGTGTCCGTTACCATCGTATTGACCATAGAATGCTTCTCGATCATCCCAATTAAAATACCAACCGATAGGAACCCATCCTTCCCCTTCATTCCAGGGAGGTATTCCCAAATCGATGTCGGCAGTCTGCATAAAATACTTGTCGCTGTGCTCTTCACCCAAATAATTGCGAACATTATTCAGATGCTCGGCTCTTTCAATCTGCCATGGATCTGTTTCTGTACCTGAACCACCGGCAAATTCCTGGGCTGACAAAACAATAATTGATCCTGTTATCAGAGCAATTAGACATAATCGCCCGATCCATTTTCTACTCAGTCTATTTCTTGAGTTCATAAAATCCCCCGTAAATTTAAAATTATCAATTATATGAACCATTATCAGAAGCGGGATTATTATTTCAAAAGGAGCATTTTCCCGGTCTCGATTATCATGTTACCGGCTCTGACCGTGGCAAAATAAACACCGGAAGGGACATTTCGATTGTTCTGATCCTTGCCGTTCCAGACAAAAAAGTAGCCCTGACTATCCTGTTCGATATTGTCGGTTGTTATGATTTTTTGCCCCATGATGTTATAAATCACTAACTGTAAGGGAAGGTTTCCGGCATAAGCAAACCTGATTGTCGTATCGGGATTAAAGGGATTAGGATAGATGAGCAACCCTATAACCGGTGACAAAATAGGTTCTTCGGTATTCGACAGTGTCTCTTCCCGAAGGTAAGGATAGCCGTTGTTAACAGTGAAATCTTTATCAGGAGCCCAGATATCAAAAAAATCCCAATTTACATACGTATTGTCAGCATAAGGATATGTCATCTCCTCGGTTGTTCTTCCTTCTCCTCCCACTGATGTCATCTGTCCGCTGGTCTCGATATCCCAATAGCTGTTGATTATATCAAGTTCCCAATAAGAACCACCTTCACCAATTAGTCCTCCGGTGGTAATATTTCCGACAACAAGACCTTTACTGTAGCAATTGATAATGGTTATCCGATCCCTGATTCTGCCCACAATGCCTCCTACGGTGATCTCTCCGGAAACATTGCCTGTATTATAACTATTAATCAAGTCAGTTTGTATCAACGAAGCAAATCCAATGAGACCGCCTATAGTATTGTAT
This window encodes:
- a CDS encoding T9SS type A sorting domain-containing protein, producing the protein MNSRNRLSRKWIGRLCLIALITGSIIVLSAQEFAGGSGTETDPWQIERAEHLNNVRNYLGEEHSDKYFMQTADIDLGIPPWNEGEGWVPIGWYFNWDDREAFYGQYDGNGHIIYGLFIDRADTHGQGLFGFINNAAISNLGLIDLEVTGRDFVGGLVGRTNESSISNCFSEGVVSSSRDHVGGLVGWNYWTTLSGCHSSGIVIGQGEDVGGLVGMNYHYSEISNCYSDAEVYGYGAGSHSGGLVGHNKYISVITGSYSLGDVYGLGAGARAGGLLGINTSTLINSYSRGNVSGAYFVGGLVGLNISQATIVNSYSTGSVSAYTNFGGLVGENSYATVVNSYWDMETSGQNTSAGGSGAMGRTTEEMTFPYAVHTFVEWDFENTWAADIDYSINAGYPYLRDFDDPVSVEDDLLALEKPIPLTNYPNPFNPETTIKYSLSENVDRLSIKIYNSRGQLVRTLVNAPHLQGEYEILWDGKNDNGTPVASGIYFYRLTTPDHEKVNKMLLLK